One genomic window of Candidatus Kuenenia stuttgartiensis includes the following:
- a CDS encoding KdsC family phosphatase — protein MKKIKLVIIDVDGVLTDGSIFIDSEGREAKAFNVLDGTGISYLHRVNIKTAIISGRTSKAVDHRAKELNIAEVHQGIKNKLDVYNDILGKYSLKDEEVCYIGDDLIDLPIFYRVGFPVAVANAMPVVKQYSSYVTKAKGGCGAVREIAEKIIKFQEKWHIIMDRYQKNRNTLVF, from the coding sequence ATGAAAAAGATAAAACTTGTTATTATCGATGTTGATGGTGTTTTAACAGATGGCTCGATCTTTATTGATAGTGAAGGGCGGGAAGCAAAGGCTTTTAACGTGTTGGACGGCACGGGTATCTCTTATCTTCATCGTGTCAATATTAAAACGGCAATAATTAGCGGAAGAACGAGCAAAGCGGTAGATCACCGGGCAAAAGAATTGAATATCGCAGAGGTGCATCAGGGAATCAAAAATAAACTGGACGTATATAATGATATCCTTGGGAAATATTCGCTTAAAGATGAAGAAGTGTGTTATATTGGCGATGACCTCATAGACCTACCCATATTTTACCGCGTCGGTTTTCCCGTTGCGGTTGCCAATGCCATGCCTGTCGTAAAACAATATTCTTCTTACGTTACAAAAGCCAAAGGCGGATGTGGCGCTGTAAGAGAAATTGCCGAGAAGATAATTAAATTTCAAGAGAAATGGCATATAATCATGGATCGATATCAGAAGAATCGTAACACTTTAGTTTTTTGA
- a CDS encoding KpsF/GutQ family sugar-phosphate isomerase gives MLNGLTEKQPLSDIDYAKKVLLLESEAIKNQIHRIDHHFQKAVDVIFTCSGRVAVTGVGKAGIIGQKISATLASTGTPSYWIHSSEARHGDLGKIVASDIVLALSNSGETEVVLLLPFLKQMGTKIISVTGNNKSSLALHSDVVLDIGNVEEACPLGIAPSSSTTAMLAIGDAIALTIFKKRNLSKEEYAFYHPGGELGRKLLPVEVVMRKGRENPVADEDMPLLDVLGIMTETKGNPGAVSIVDKNNRLTGFFTDGDLRRLLREGTSFLCKTIKEVMTPFPKVINNRCLVEEAYKILRENKIDQIPVVNDFHTPVGIFDVQDLLEVRF, from the coding sequence ATGTTGAATGGCTTAACAGAAAAACAGCCCCTGTCTGACATAGATTATGCAAAAAAAGTATTATTACTCGAGTCAGAAGCAATAAAAAATCAGATTCATCGTATTGACCATCATTTTCAAAAAGCCGTAGACGTCATATTTACGTGTTCCGGCAGGGTCGCAGTTACCGGGGTTGGAAAGGCTGGCATTATTGGACAGAAGATTTCGGCCACTTTGGCGAGCACTGGCACGCCTTCCTATTGGATACATTCTTCCGAAGCCAGGCATGGCGACCTTGGTAAAATTGTTGCCAGCGACATTGTACTTGCGTTGTCAAACAGCGGCGAAACAGAGGTGGTGTTGCTTTTGCCATTTTTGAAACAAATGGGAACAAAGATAATCTCCGTTACGGGCAATAATAAATCTTCCCTGGCGCTGCATAGCGATGTCGTTCTTGATATTGGAAATGTTGAAGAAGCCTGCCCTTTAGGCATTGCGCCTTCTTCGAGCACAACGGCGATGCTTGCCATTGGAGATGCCATTGCGTTAACGATATTTAAAAAGAGGAATCTTAGCAAAGAAGAGTATGCCTTCTATCATCCTGGCGGAGAACTTGGAAGAAAATTACTGCCGGTTGAAGTTGTTATGCGCAAAGGCAGGGAAAATCCTGTAGCGGATGAAGATATGCCTCTGCTGGATGTCCTTGGCATTATGACGGAAACAAAAGGTAACCCGGGAGCAGTGAGTATTGTTGATAAAAATAACCGGTTGACGGGGTTTTTTACGGACGGGGATTTGAGAAGGCTTTTAAGGGAAGGAACGTCATTTTTATGCAAGACAATAAAAGAGGTTATGACCCCCTTTCCCAAGGTAATCAATAATCGTTGTTTAGTTGAAGAGGCATATAAAATACTGAGAGAAAACAAAATTGACCAAATTCCTGTGGTTAACGATTTCCATACACCTGTCGGCATATTTGATGTGCAGGATTTATTGGAGGTTAGATTTTAA
- a CDS encoding CHC2 zinc finger domain-containing protein: MARLFSPQLLRSLRNDIPIDRLIADVLSIPHKYSEGYFRFLCPLCSEFNSATNPNTNLARCFRCKKNFNTIDIVMVDSNSSFPDAVYLLKSVLPQYINST, encoded by the coding sequence ATGGCCCGTCTCTTTTCCCCTCAACTCTTGCGCTCATTACGAAACGATATCCCCATCGATCGACTCATCGCTGATGTCCTCTCCATACCTCATAAATACTCCGAAGGCTATTTCCGCTTCCTCTGCCCTCTCTGTTCTGAATTTAATTCCGCCACCAACCCAAATACGAACCTCGCCAGGTGTTTCCGTTGTAAAAAAAACTTTAATACCATCGACATCGTCATGGTAGATTCCAACTCCTCTTTCCCAGATGCTGTCTATCTGCTAAAATCCGTTTTACCTCAATATATTAATTCCACTTAA
- a CDS encoding tellurite resistance/C4-dicarboxylate transporter family protein — protein sequence MIKTLHPAYFVFIMSTGIISIASNMLGITPVAQGLFYLNIVAYAVILTIQILRIIMYWSLLYSDISNPKLGLVYFAIVAGTNVLGAQFVTVVNCQCVAKSLWFFGIFLWVVLTLSTFTLLFLKNEQQIERTIHGGWLVSVVGTQSVAVLGALLSPCFAETSNFILFSSMVWWMIGCFLYVVIITLITYRLIFFKIAPEVLVPPYWINTGAVAITTLAGATISLSIPKIEDPFLDIDGFIKGFSVFFWSFGTWWIPLLVIIGIWKYVYHMTPYKYNPLYWGLAFPLGTYTAGTLKLAEALGIGYISNISKVFIYIAYIAWLIVFVTMIRSFLKPALAKQ from the coding sequence ATGATAAAAACATTACACCCGGCTTACTTTGTGTTTATCATGTCAACAGGCATTATATCGATAGCGTCAAATATGTTGGGAATAACGCCGGTAGCACAGGGGTTGTTTTATTTAAACATTGTGGCATATGCGGTTATATTGACGATCCAGATACTGAGGATAATAATGTACTGGAGTTTGCTGTACTCAGACATATCAAATCCGAAACTTGGACTGGTTTATTTTGCGATAGTAGCAGGAACCAACGTGCTTGGGGCGCAGTTTGTAACCGTAGTTAACTGCCAGTGCGTTGCCAAGTCATTGTGGTTTTTTGGAATATTTCTGTGGGTGGTGCTCACCTTATCGACATTCACCTTGTTATTTTTAAAAAACGAACAGCAGATAGAGCGCACAATACACGGGGGGTGGTTAGTATCGGTGGTAGGCACACAGTCGGTTGCGGTGCTTGGTGCGTTATTATCGCCGTGTTTTGCGGAGACCTCAAACTTTATCCTGTTTTCCTCGATGGTGTGGTGGATGATAGGATGTTTCTTATACGTGGTGATTATAACGTTAATAACTTATAGGTTAATATTTTTCAAGATAGCACCGGAGGTGTTGGTGCCTCCGTACTGGATCAACACGGGAGCTGTAGCGATAACAACACTTGCAGGGGCGACAATAAGCTTAAGCATCCCGAAGATAGAAGATCCGTTTTTAGATATTGATGGATTTATCAAGGGATTTTCTGTGTTCTTCTGGTCTTTTGGAACGTGGTGGATTCCGCTGCTGGTAATAATCGGGATATGGAAATACGTGTATCACATGACGCCGTATAAGTATAATCCGCTGTACTGGGGTCTGGCGTTTCCGTTGGGAACGTATACGGCAGGTACACTAAAGCTGGCAGAGGCGCTGGGGATAGGATATATATCAAACATATCAAAGGTATTTATCTACATAGCGTATATTGCCTGGCTGATAGTGTTCGTGACTATGATTCGTTCTTTTCTTAAACCAGCTCTGGCAAAGCAATAA
- the cobA gene encoding uroporphyrinogen-III C-methyltransferase — protein sequence MKRSIVYLVGAGPGDPGLITVKGHECIKKADVIVYDYLVNVELLKAAKPDVEMIYVGKQGGSHTLEQEDINKLLVEKALEDKIVTRLKGGDPYIFGRGGEEALVLREYKIPFEVVPGITAAIATPNYAGIPVTHREYTSTFGLITGHEDPAKNESSIDWSKISTGIGTLAFYMGVKNLPYITEQLMKHGRSGDTPVAVIRWGTTFRQETVVGTLNTIVAKAKNIKPPAITIVGEVVKLRDQLNWFENRPLFGKTIVVTRSREQASEFADRLYEFGANVIEFPTIEIVKPDSIQPLDEAINTINTYDWLVFTSINGVDSFFQRLFELGKDVRVLKGLKICAIGPATAGGIERYNIRVDCKPPKFVAESVAEELKRVTAIKGERFLLPRADIARSYLPEELQKSGGEVNDLIVYKTLMGQPKDVNILEKMRNGEINIITFTSSSTVRNFVQLIGKENITSLKGHIQFASIGPITTKTAEEMGIDIAIKAKEYTIPGLVNAILESTSPIDK from the coding sequence ATGAAACGCAGTATTGTGTACTTAGTAGGAGCAGGTCCTGGAGATCCGGGGCTTATAACCGTAAAAGGGCATGAGTGTATTAAAAAAGCAGACGTCATTGTTTATGATTATCTCGTAAACGTTGAATTACTTAAAGCCGCAAAGCCAGACGTGGAAATGATATATGTAGGAAAGCAAGGCGGTTCCCATACCCTTGAACAGGAGGATATTAATAAGCTTCTCGTAGAAAAAGCATTGGAAGATAAAATTGTCACACGGCTGAAAGGGGGAGATCCTTATATTTTTGGACGCGGCGGAGAAGAAGCCCTTGTTCTGCGAGAATATAAGATCCCTTTTGAAGTAGTTCCGGGCATTACCGCAGCTATAGCGACTCCTAACTATGCAGGCATTCCCGTAACGCATAGGGAATATACCTCTACTTTTGGTTTGATTACCGGGCATGAAGACCCTGCCAAGAACGAAAGCTCCATTGACTGGTCAAAAATAAGCACGGGGATTGGCACACTGGCATTTTATATGGGGGTAAAAAACCTTCCATATATTACAGAACAGCTTATGAAGCACGGACGTTCCGGCGATACGCCGGTGGCGGTAATACGGTGGGGCACCACTTTCCGGCAGGAAACCGTTGTCGGCACACTGAATACGATTGTAGCGAAGGCAAAAAATATCAAACCTCCTGCAATAACCATCGTTGGTGAAGTTGTTAAGTTGCGTGACCAGCTTAATTGGTTTGAAAACAGGCCATTGTTTGGCAAAACGATTGTCGTTACCCGTTCGAGAGAACAGGCAAGCGAATTTGCGGACAGGCTATATGAATTTGGCGCAAATGTAATCGAGTTTCCCACGATTGAAATTGTAAAACCGGATTCAATACAACCATTGGATGAAGCAATAAATACCATTAATACTTACGACTGGCTGGTATTTACAAGTATTAATGGTGTGGATAGTTTTTTCCAGCGATTGTTTGAATTAGGAAAGGATGTAAGGGTTTTGAAAGGCCTTAAGATATGTGCCATAGGCCCTGCTACTGCCGGAGGCATAGAAAGGTATAATATCAGGGTCGATTGTAAACCGCCAAAGTTTGTGGCAGAATCTGTGGCGGAAGAACTGAAGAGGGTAACGGCAATAAAAGGCGAGCGGTTTTTACTTCCACGGGCAGATATAGCAAGAAGTTATCTTCCCGAAGAATTGCAGAAGTCAGGCGGTGAAGTTAACGACCTGATTGTATACAAGACCCTTATGGGGCAGCCAAAAGACGTCAATATTTTAGAGAAAATGAGAAACGGGGAGATTAACATCATTACCTTTACCAGTTCCTCAACGGTAAGGAATTTTGTACAACTTATAGGAAAAGAAAATATCACTTCTTTAAAAGGACATATCCAATTTGCGAGTATTGGCCCCATTACTACAAAGACAGCGGAAGAAATGGGGATTGATATTGCCATTAAAGCGAAGGAATATACGATCCCCGGATTGGTAAATGCCATACTGGAAAGTACATCTCCCATTGATAAATAA
- the lptC gene encoding LPS export ABC transporter periplasmic protein LptC translates to MRKSEKITQTVDGLFLPNYDKEGNETYTMRGKNTFLLENDKYKIIEPEIELMDDEDPGDEAKRVIITSDIGEMDKISNEGYLSDNVVVHLDKETRLYTENMQYSPGNKSVHTDEFVTITGTGLVITGKGCEVDLANRKMWIIKDAEMEMDGVKNDLFFMYEEGLGQGHVPEAPDMGKTVEDEKTEEKTIIRSNGPLVFDRDADFHVMTFNDNVEAAKGSTTVFSDKLVIFLDAETKVTKQAIASGNVLASQGSKIAKGDTLSWDANTQSAILEDAKKAEFIRDDLSIYAAKMIFYKNANKIDVPCAGSLRIKPNEKNIPEKKTADADAKYEMINVKWEGKMNYMGDAREAIFEENIEVRRDDSLLRCDYLYVTFNDNNYDLKSFDAKDKVHIVDKKGGLWNEAVGDQVAWDAQSNATVLYGTPFAILREGNTRQIISPKVTFFENEEKILCEGKGSLYEIGKGMNRTEETDKTGIKVTWLKKMEYDSVIKKAGFFEEVLVSQSGQRLSGDQIDAYMGANGEISKIITAGNVYFYSEDLGGSEGFGTFFTWDLPKNMGVLTGSPKAELRKEGSRTFSEKVYFNMAEGRITWEGRPHWQLISKEAGNADK, encoded by the coding sequence ATACGAAAATCCGAGAAGATCACTCAAACGGTTGACGGTCTTTTTCTCCCCAACTACGATAAGGAAGGAAATGAGACGTACACAATGAGAGGGAAAAATACCTTTTTGCTGGAGAACGACAAATATAAAATAATTGAACCGGAAATTGAATTAATGGATGATGAAGATCCGGGGGACGAAGCGAAAAGGGTGATAATTACATCGGACATTGGAGAGATGGATAAGATTTCAAATGAGGGGTACCTTTCCGATAACGTTGTAGTTCATCTGGATAAGGAAACCAGGTTGTATACCGAAAACATGCAGTACTCTCCCGGGAATAAGTCCGTACATACGGATGAGTTTGTCACTATCACCGGAACAGGGCTTGTAATCACCGGCAAGGGTTGCGAGGTGGATCTTGCCAACAGAAAGATGTGGATTATAAAAGATGCGGAAATGGAAATGGATGGTGTGAAAAATGATCTCTTTTTCATGTATGAAGAAGGCTTAGGACAAGGCCATGTACCGGAAGCACCGGATATGGGGAAAACGGTTGAAGATGAAAAGACTGAAGAAAAAACAATCATTCGTTCCAACGGTCCGCTTGTGTTTGATAGGGATGCTGATTTCCATGTCATGACATTCAACGACAATGTTGAAGCCGCGAAGGGCAGCACTACCGTTTTCTCAGACAAGCTTGTTATTTTTCTTGATGCAGAAACAAAAGTAACGAAACAGGCGATTGCAAGCGGAAATGTTCTTGCTTCGCAGGGATCAAAAATTGCCAAAGGAGACACACTTTCCTGGGATGCCAATACGCAAAGCGCAATTCTTGAAGATGCAAAGAAGGCAGAATTTATACGAGATGATCTCAGTATATACGCCGCCAAAATGATTTTTTATAAAAATGCAAACAAAATAGACGTTCCGTGTGCCGGCAGCTTGAGAATAAAACCCAATGAGAAAAACATTCCGGAGAAAAAAACTGCGGATGCAGATGCAAAGTATGAAATGATTAATGTGAAATGGGAAGGGAAAATGAATTACATGGGGGATGCAAGGGAAGCCATCTTCGAGGAAAATATTGAAGTACGGAGAGATGATTCCCTTCTCCGGTGTGATTATTTGTACGTAACGTTTAACGACAATAACTATGACCTGAAATCATTTGACGCAAAGGATAAGGTTCATATTGTTGATAAAAAAGGCGGTTTATGGAACGAGGCGGTTGGTGATCAGGTTGCATGGGATGCACAAAGTAACGCAACCGTTTTATATGGGACCCCTTTTGCTATTCTCAGGGAAGGAAATACAAGGCAGATTATTTCCCCCAAGGTTACTTTCTTCGAAAATGAGGAAAAAATCCTGTGTGAGGGAAAGGGGAGTTTATATGAAATCGGAAAGGGAATGAATCGCACCGAAGAAACGGACAAAACAGGCATTAAAGTTACCTGGCTAAAAAAAATGGAGTATGATAGTGTTATAAAAAAGGCAGGATTTTTTGAAGAGGTTCTGGTTTCTCAAAGCGGACAAAGGCTGAGCGGAGACCAAATTGATGCATATATGGGAGCAAACGGAGAGATTTCAAAAATTATTACCGCCGGCAACGTTTATTTTTATAGCGAGGATTTAGGAGGGAGCGAGGGGTTCGGCACATTTTTTACCTGGGATTTACCGAAAAACATGGGAGTGCTGACTGGCAGCCCGAAGGCGGAATTAAGAAAAGAAGGTTCGAGGACTTTTTCTGAAAAGGTTTACTTCAATATGGCAGAAGGCAGGATAACGTGGGAAGGCAGACCTCACTGGCAACTTATCAGTAAAGAAGCTGGCAATGCGGATAAATAA
- a CDS encoding metallophosphoesterase, whose product MISRRTFIKGAGGCVLGMVSVGGYSHFLEPRWVEINNVTIKLEDLPTKFEGLRIAQLSDIHHCEYVSKDFIRNCVHKTNALCPDVIVLTGDYVFGSNDYLSSVAKELSELKAKEGVFAILGNHDDKGSTYDELQRNGIRLLINEHIVLYRDNAYIFIAGIDDLWKGEIDIKKTLKGMDENPKILLAHNPDVIETIQYEDVDFVISGHTHGGQVCFPFYGPPIVYSKFGARYAAGLFRERNTLMYVNRGIGVSNLPVRFFARPEITLFTIRNGLQQV is encoded by the coding sequence ATGATTTCAAGAAGAACATTTATAAAAGGAGCCGGCGGATGTGTACTGGGTATGGTATCCGTAGGGGGTTATAGCCATTTTTTAGAGCCCCGGTGGGTAGAAATAAACAACGTTACCATAAAGCTTGAAGATTTACCGACTAAATTTGAAGGTTTAAGAATAGCGCAACTTTCAGATATCCATCATTGTGAATATGTATCAAAGGATTTTATACGGAATTGCGTCCACAAGACTAATGCGTTATGTCCTGATGTAATAGTCCTGACTGGAGATTATGTTTTTGGCAGCAACGATTATCTTTCTTCGGTGGCAAAAGAATTATCTGAATTGAAGGCAAAAGAGGGAGTTTTCGCTATCCTTGGAAATCATGATGATAAGGGAAGCACCTATGATGAATTGCAGAGAAATGGCATTCGCTTACTCATAAATGAGCATATTGTTTTATATAGGGACAACGCGTATATATTTATTGCGGGCATAGATGATCTCTGGAAGGGCGAAATAGATATTAAAAAAACCCTGAAAGGAATGGATGAGAATCCAAAGATTTTACTGGCACATAATCCGGACGTGATTGAAACAATCCAGTATGAGGATGTCGATTTTGTTATATCCGGACATACTCACGGGGGGCAAGTGTGTTTCCCCTTTTATGGACCTCCTATCGTGTACTCAAAATTTGGGGCTCGTTATGCTGCGGGTCTCTTTCGTGAAAGAAATACGTTAATGTATGTAAACAGAGGCATAGGCGTATCTAATTTGCCGGTACGGTTTTTTGCAAGGCCTGAAATCACGCTGTTCACCATAAGAAATGGTTTGCAACAGGTGTAG
- a CDS encoding ExeA family protein, with amino-acid sequence MFTSHFSMTTQPFSERINTSLIMKDERFTQGLARLQYLLHSGSIAVLYGQTGVGKSTLLKLFLSQIPQNLFLPIYLHFTHLKSSSLLSLIVSQLGEIPKHTKDRLFLQIMDKSLRSNLTPIIVIDEAHLLKTDAITDLRLLVSSPLDSSTHLKIILSGQEHLKYILKRDIHADFAQRISVHYHIHPLTKTQTAAYIDFHLKSSGASDKIFDSDVKDLIHEFSAGIPRQINAISTACLINASIRQSQKITQDIFHQALAEIQSF; translated from the coding sequence ATGTTTACTTCTCATTTTTCCATGACTACTCAGCCGTTCTCTGAAAGAATCAACACCAGCCTTATCATGAAAGACGAACGCTTTACCCAGGGGCTTGCACGACTCCAATACCTCTTACACTCAGGCTCTATCGCCGTCCTCTACGGACAGACGGGAGTCGGAAAATCCACACTCCTCAAACTCTTCCTCTCACAAATCCCCCAAAACCTGTTTCTCCCCATCTACCTCCATTTTACCCACCTAAAATCATCCAGCCTTCTCTCCTTAATCGTCTCCCAGCTCGGTGAAATACCAAAACACACCAAAGACCGGCTCTTCCTCCAAATTATGGATAAATCCTTGCGCTCAAATCTCACTCCCATTATCGTTATCGACGAGGCTCATCTCCTGAAAACCGACGCCATCACAGACCTCAGACTCCTTGTCAGCTCTCCGCTTGATTCTTCCACTCATCTCAAAATCATCCTCTCGGGACAGGAACACCTCAAATATATCCTCAAAAGAGACATCCATGCCGACTTCGCACAACGCATCTCGGTACATTACCACATTCATCCCCTTACTAAAACTCAAACCGCTGCATACATAGACTTCCATCTGAAATCTTCCGGCGCATCCGATAAAATCTTTGACTCAGACGTCAAAGACCTGATCCATGAGTTCTCCGCCGGCATCCCAAGGCAAATCAACGCCATTTCCACCGCCTGCCTGATTAACGCTTCCATCAGACAATCACAGAAAATTACCCAGGATATCTTCCATCAGGCTCTTGCTGAAATTCAATCTTTTTAA
- a CDS encoding SemiSWEET family sugar transporter, which yields MGWSIIGTIAALCTTVGFIPQIIRGIRTKELNDVSPIMLSLLLLGCSMWLVYGLHLRDIIIVLANGFTLSFVSTIFSLRFLYKYRGK from the coding sequence ATGGGATGGTCTATAATAGGAACAATTGCGGCATTGTGTACTACAGTAGGTTTTATCCCGCAAATCATTCGTGGGATAAGGACAAAGGAATTAAATGATGTTTCCCCGATAATGTTATCCCTTTTACTACTCGGCTGCAGTATGTGGTTAGTTTACGGGTTACATTTAAGAGATATAATCATTGTGCTTGCCAATGGATTTACTCTTTCTTTTGTGAGTACTATTTTCTCTTTGCGCTTTTTATATAAATACAGGGGCAAATAA
- a CDS encoding CBS domain-containing protein, whose amino-acid sequence MLVKEIMSKQLVTLNADSKLGFAEDIMYLGRIRHLPVVNGKEIVGILTQRDLYKASLTSIVTNWEENKTFLDSVKVAEVMTKDVITISPNTSIEDAAQIMIDKKVGCLPVVEDKNTLLGLITETDVLQYFVHECRKNR is encoded by the coding sequence ATGTTAGTAAAGGAAATAATGAGTAAACAGTTGGTCACCCTTAATGCCGATTCAAAGCTTGGCTTTGCCGAAGATATTATGTATTTGGGGAGAATCAGGCATTTGCCGGTAGTAAATGGAAAAGAAATAGTGGGTATTTTGACGCAAAGAGATCTTTACAAGGCGTCGCTGACTTCCATTGTTACGAATTGGGAAGAAAATAAGACTTTTCTTGATTCTGTTAAAGTTGCGGAGGTAATGACAAAAGACGTCATTACCATTTCTCCGAACACTTCAATTGAAGATGCTGCACAGATTATGATTGATAAAAAGGTTGGCTGTTTGCCGGTGGTTGAAGATAAAAATACTCTTCTTGGCTTGATAACAGAAACGGATGTATTGCAGTATTTTGTTCATGAATGCAGAAAAAACAGATAA
- a CDS encoding HEAT repeat domain-containing protein, producing MRINKKIRHIIIFLVFFLTTFAGQLYAENTQRVEIFAHRGILEETPENTFAALHRIAELGIDGVLVDIRSTKDGRLILMNDETIDRTTDGMGRVDRLLYSEIQQYDAGSWRGVEFEGERVPLLSDVLMFCKINKLKLILNIQQIFLEEQVAELINTYEMSSQVYLWGTMRNYSPKNARSFGKGLVYVSTDELNEEKLKQIRKEKKYAFTSLLESDDRRIIQRAIKRGVDVLLVDYPYVAMDVLDINTRLNTTTEIKKKAREKRPLSIDNNDPFIQTKIKTLLNTLQSEGEDESRTAAITLAVLPQKYTVPPLLKLFKKKSAKIRQNAVWALSFCGDNTIAPQIEPLLNDKNTIVRREAVLALKRLGAAQSIRALTDRFQRETEINVRYDIARALCTLGNQGSVFPILEMLKKEKSWLVKEACIEAAGNSGNDKAIAALYDILITDAESEASFARTKSAWALASMEEKAVPFLIKALHDNEESTRRKASWALIKTGNPAVPALIGALNDVNEHTRNRAAQILGWIGNASAVTPLMWSLKDKSPLVVSSAAWALGRIGTPKTLLSLKALINSGNEDVVESAFEAMGRIVERYKDIE from the coding sequence ATGCGGATAAATAAAAAGATTCGTCATATTATAATTTTTTTGGTATTTTTTCTAACAACCTTTGCAGGGCAGCTTTACGCAGAAAATACGCAACGTGTGGAAATTTTTGCGCATCGGGGTATATTGGAAGAAACGCCGGAAAATACATTTGCTGCTTTGCACAGGATTGCAGAATTGGGCATAGACGGTGTTTTGGTTGATATTCGCAGTACAAAGGATGGCCGGCTTATATTAATGAACGACGAAACGATTGACCGCACAACGGATGGTATGGGCAGGGTTGACCGTTTATTATATTCGGAAATACAACAGTACGATGCTGGATCATGGCGGGGCGTGGAGTTTGAGGGGGAACGTGTTCCTTTGCTGTCAGACGTACTGATGTTTTGTAAAATTAACAAACTTAAACTGATTTTAAATATACAACAGATTTTTCTGGAAGAACAAGTTGCAGAACTGATTAATACCTATGAGATGTCTTCGCAAGTTTATTTATGGGGAACGATGAGGAATTACAGCCCTAAAAACGCAAGGTCTTTCGGAAAGGGACTGGTGTATGTTTCCACAGATGAACTAAACGAAGAAAAACTGAAACAAATCCGCAAAGAAAAGAAATACGCATTTACTTCTTTACTGGAAAGTGATGACCGTCGGATAATACAGAGGGCGATAAAGCGGGGAGTAGATGTTCTTCTCGTGGATTATCCCTATGTAGCAATGGATGTTTTGGATATAAATACCCGATTAAACACCACAACTGAAATAAAAAAGAAAGCACGTGAAAAAAGGCCGCTTTCGATAGACAATAACGACCCGTTTATTCAAACAAAAATAAAAACACTGTTGAACACGTTGCAGAGCGAAGGAGAGGATGAATCAAGGACAGCGGCAATAACATTAGCCGTTCTGCCACAGAAATACACGGTACCGCCGCTTCTGAAATTATTCAAAAAGAAGAGTGCAAAGATAAGGCAAAATGCCGTTTGGGCGCTGAGTTTTTGTGGTGATAATACTATCGCACCACAGATAGAACCGCTTTTAAACGATAAAAATACCATCGTTCGGAGGGAGGCGGTGCTCGCATTAAAAAGGCTTGGCGCAGCACAATCAATACGGGCGCTTACTGACAGGTTTCAAAGAGAAACTGAGATAAACGTAAGATATGATATTGCAAGGGCATTATGCACTCTGGGAAATCAAGGTTCAGTCTTTCCCATACTGGAGATGCTTAAAAAAGAAAAGAGCTGGCTTGTCAAAGAGGCTTGCATTGAAGCGGCAGGCAATAGTGGTAATGATAAAGCAATTGCAGCCTTGTACGATATTCTTATCACCGATGCGGAAAGTGAGGCCTCCTTTGCCCGTACAAAATCAGCGTGGGCATTGGCTTCTATGGAGGAAAAGGCCGTTCCTTTTCTGATAAAGGCCCTCCATGATAACGAAGAATCTACAAGGCGTAAAGCCAGTTGGGCGTTAATAAAAACAGGCAATCCTGCGGTACCGGCATTAATTGGCGCACTGAATGACGTTAATGAACATACGAGAAATCGTGCAGCGCAGATACTCGGATGGATTGGCAATGCAAGCGCCGTAACCCCGCTGATGTGGTCGCTAAAAGATAAATCCCCTTTGGTGGTAAGCTCTGCAGCCTGGGCGCTTGGCAGAATCGGGACGCCAAAGACACTTCTATCCCTGAAGGCACTCATAAATAGCGGGAATGAAGACGTCGTGGAAAGCGCATTTGAGGCGATGGGCAGGATTGTGGAGCGATACAAAGATATTGAGTAG